The Ranitomeya variabilis isolate aRanVar5 chromosome 7, aRanVar5.hap1, whole genome shotgun sequence DNA window CAGAATAATCGGATTCAGCCTCGAGGAGTTTCTTCCTAATGGGTTAAGCTTCAATCAGCAGAAGACATCACTCAACAGCATCTTGTATTTACCCAACTATTTCCCAAAATAATACTCCCCACCCCCCATCCTGCAGATTACCGCATGTCATAGGGATAACCACCACAATCAAATGCTATTGTGTGGGCAGCCGCAGCCTCCTGTGCCGCCATCTGCGGTTGTGTTATTGTAAATAAAGCCCACGGATGGAAGATACGACGGCAAACCTATTACCATCGATGCCTCCTCTCATCCACTACTGGGATTAGCTGGGAGCTGTCAGCCTTAGGATAAATTCACCTCCCTCCATCATTATCTATGGCACAGAGCAACACAAGCATGCAAAGCCAAAATCCACTCAATAACTTCCTATCTACAGGGTCTATGGGCCAAGAGGTAATAAGATCCCCCAAACAATGCCGTCATCCCATTCACTCCTGTGCATTTCATTCCAACCCTTTGTCTTTGCATTGTCAATGGATTCAGCAGTGATCAGCCATGCAGGACACATCTGTGAGGAGGATGCACCACATACCTGCCTCTCCATTACCACTTGTCATTGGAGCTTTGTTTACCTGCAGAGCTCTAGCGTGGGCTGCGAAGTGTTAATGGCTTGTCAGCTGCCTGGCTTTTGCAGTGTTTCCCAGGCTGATGCCATTGGATACAGCGCCTCCTTGTTGACCATCTTTGGCATCAGCTGCACACAGGGATTTGgaattgtagagagttgctttgcAGAGGGGAGGGAAATGGCACATCCTATTTTGGTGTATCCCAGCTGCTCCCCATCCCCTGCAAGAATACACAGTATCCCTCTTCCCATCCCCTGCCAAAGGTCACTGGGGCTGTCTGACACAGCCGATGATACACTGTCACAAACCTGCACCACTGTGTAATACTACTTCATAGTATTTGTAATGTTACCGCTATCTATATTGTTATATTACTAATGACGTACATATAAATTACTGATTGTGTTCTGTATTGTTGATGTTAATTATATTAGAACAATGATTACATAAAATATCTAAATAAAATTCAGCAGTgcataaaataatacaaaaatatatgCACATAAAATCACATATAGTCTCTGGGGATGCGGCTGGAATGGCTCAGAGAGAACAGTTTAAGGAGAAATGTTCCTGAGTACAACAAACAGCgtctgcagaattttttttttagagaggAGCAAATAAATTTAAGTAGAATTTAATTTTATGAACGTCCCCTTTCACCAAAATATGGATTTTATGTAATTCGCTTCTACGTCGATTTAGAAAAATGGCAATTGTTGGCGGCCATTTTTATGATCCAGAAATGGCCATCAAAATGCTAAAGAAATACTTATACACCTCTTACCTCTCTTGCACCTCTCGTACTCGCTGCATCTTCAGATCGCCACTGCTCGTGCTGAAGTCCCCGGACCTCCCACGCTGGGCTGTACTTCTAGCTTTGATGAGGATTCTGTGCAAGGGCATGTAAGGTGACGTTATGGTGTACGCCGTGACATTACCTCTGCATGCACAGTACCCTCCTTGGCCATATCAAAGCTGGAGGTCCAAACCCAGTGCGAGAGGCTCACGGATATCAGCGCGAGCAGCGTTGACTGACCAGGTGATGATGAGGAGCTGGGGGAAGCTGGAAAGTTGAGCGgtaatgtaaatattttttttttacatattacatttattattttcTAAGGTCTGAAGAGATCCCAGAGCATCACAATAGATATTAAATTCACAGTGTTAATTTCAGCTGGTGAGGTTGAATCTCCAAGCCCAAGGTCTGGGTGGGCATACGAGCTATGGGCATCAGTGCAGCAGGTGTCATAGCTCGGTTTTGGGATCCAATCCGGTGAACTTTTGCTGCGTGGTCGGTTTTCCTGTCTGCTGGGCTACAGTCCTTTTAGTCTCTGTCCAAATGCTGGTTTCTTTTgtcttggttttcctttcttgaTTGGCTTATTTCCAGGTATTTTCCCTTTGGATTCTATCCTGTCACATTTTGGGATGGGCTTTATATGTTCACCTTTCACTTAACTCACTTGCTGGCTATATTTCCATATAGACTGGTGTTTGGAGTTCCAGCTCTTCAACTAGGGGGTTTACCTGGTCCGGTAAGCCCCAGTTGTTTTTCCTGCAGCAAATGTGTTAGTTTTACTCCCCAGCACCTTTCCTTTGTTCTCCACTGTGTATCTTTTGTAAACGTGTTTGTTTCTCACCCTGGGTTATCCTGTCTCCCTGCACGCTTTCCTCTACCTTTGTTAGATTTGTGTTGCAGCCTCCACTTTAGTTGCTCAGCAGCTATGAGAAACCCCTTGATGGTCTTTTAGGAAGTCAGATCTGAGATGTATTTACTTGAAGTTGTGTGGTTAGGGCCttttctagtctgtacagggaccagttgggtgttgtgaactctgttttcgggctccctcttgtggtcactggtggtatggtgtgacttttgctttgggctccccctggtggctttgtttgttatcctgctggtctctggctatcagctggttcgttatcctctgggaggttcctatatagctctgttttgcttcctcttgttgccggctgtcggtgTAATCAGTACTACTcatattccttctgactaccttgctcccagtccatccaggacaaagctaagttttgtttgctcatttttttgatcagcagtgtttatcatgttttcttgtccagcttgctaaaatgtgatttcctcgcttgctggatgctctagtggactgagttgctccccacacaccattagttggtgcgtgggttcttgtaatctcaggatggatattttgtaagggttttttattgatcgcatagacccctgctctattttctgctttctagtactagtgggcctcttttgctgaatctgatttcatccctgcgtatgtgccttcttcttacttcaccgttaatatttgttgggggcttctatatctttggggattatttctctggaggcaagcaaggtctatctttctctttaggggtagctagttcctcaggctggctcgagacgtctgggaattttttaggcacgttcaccggctacctctagttgttttggataggttcagatttgcgatcagtccagttaccatctccctagagcttgtccttagtttattcacttgctggtctattcgtgatcctcagccactaaggatcataacagtacagccggccactgAAATCagaagggatgaaatcagattcagcaaaagaggcccactagtactagaaagcagaaaatagagcaggggtctatgcgatcaataaaaaacccttacaaaatatccatcctgagattacaagaacccacgcaccaactaatggtgtgtggggagaaactcagttcactagagcatccagcaagcgaggaaatcacattttagcaagctggacaagaaaacatgataaacactgctgatcaaaaaaatgagcaaacaaaacttagctttgtcctggatggactgggagcaaggtagtcagaaggaatatgagtagcactgattacatcgacagccggcaacaagaggaagcaaaacagagctatataggaacctcccagaggataacgaaccagctgatagccagagaccagcaggataacaaacaaagccaccagggggagcccaaagcaaaagtcacaccataccaccagtgaccacaagagggagcccgaaaacagagttcacaacagtacctctaccatggttgcagactcataatccagtcctggattggaaagctatgtcggtgtcaagttggggttgtcagggaattcatggtgacgctcctgtggtgtctattgcttcgtccactccttctgaagtccctacgtttttgttagactaccaggatgtatttgaggagcccaaactcaattctctacctcctcatagggactgtgattgtgctataaatttgattcctggtagtaagtttcctaagggacgacttttcaatttatctgtgccggagcatgctgccatgcggagttatataaaggagtctttagagaagggacatattcgcccgtcctcatcccctcttggtgcaggattcttttttgtggctaaaaaggatggttccctgagactctgtattgattatcgccttttgaaaaaaagcacggtcaaatttcagtatcctttgccattgttaactgatttgtttgctcgcattagggggtctagttggttcaccaagatagatcttcgtggtgcgtataaccttgtgcgtataaaacagggtgatgaatggaaaactgcatttaatacgcctgaaggccattttgagtacttggtgatgccttttggactttctaatgctccttcagtctttcagtcctttatgcatgacatcttccgtgaatatctggataagtttatgattgtgtatctggatgatattctggttttttcggatgattgggagtctcatgttaagcaggtcaggatggtctttcaggtcctgcgtgacaatgctttatttgtgaagggctcaaaatgtctttttggagtccagaagatttcttttttgggtttcattttttctccttctactattgagatggacccagtcaaggttcaggctgttcatgactggacgcagcctacatctgttaagagtcttcagaagttcttgggttttgctaatttttaccgtcgcttcatagctaatttttctggcgttgttaagcctttgacggatttgaccaagaagggttctgatgtgactaattggtcttctgcggctgtggaggcctttcgggagctgaagcgtcggttttcttcggctccggtcttatgtcagccagatgtctcacttcccttccaggtggaggttgatgcttccgagattggagcgggggctgttttgtcacagagaagccccgatggctctgtgatgaagccatgtgctttcttttcaagaaagttttcgcctgccgagcggaattatgatgtcggtaattgggagctgttggctatgaagtgggcatttgaggagtggcgacattggctcgagggagctaaacatcgtgtggtggtcttgactgaccacaagaatttgatttatctcgagtcggccaagcggctgaatcccagacaggctcgttggtcattgtttttctctcgttttgatttcatggtctcgtacctgccgggttcgaagaatgtgaaggctgatgctctttctaggagttttgtgcctgactctcctggagattcagagccggctggtatccttagagaaggggtgattttgtctgccatctccccagatttgcgacgtgtgctgcaagagtttcaggtggatagacctgaccgctgtccaccggagagactgtttgtcccggatagatggaccaacagagtcatctccgaggttcattcttcggtgttggcgggccatcctggaatatttggtaccagagacttggtggccaggtctttttggtggccttccttgtcgcgggatgtgcgttcctttgtgcagtcttgtggaatttgtgctcgggcgaagccttgctgttctcgtgccagtggtttgctgttacctttgcctgtcccgaagaggccttggacgcacatttccatggattttatttcagatctccctgtctctcagagaatgtcatctgggtggtgtgcgatcgttttttttAAGATGGTccattggtgcccttgcctaagttgccttcctcctccgagttggttccactgttttttcaaaatgtggttcgtttgcacgggattcctgagaacattgtttctgacagaggatcccagtttgtgtctagattttggcggaccttttgtgctaagttgggcattgaattgtctttttcgtcggccttccatcctcagatgaatggccaaaccgagcgaactaatcagaccttggagacttatttaagatgttttgtttctgctgaccaggacgactgggttacttttttaccgttggccgagtttgcccttaataatcgggctagttctgctactttggtttcttcttttttttgtaattcggggtttcatcctcgtttttcctcgggtcaggtggagccttctgactgtcctggagtggatgttgtggtggataggttgcatcagatttggaatcatgtggtggacaatttgaagttgtcacaaaagaaggctcagctctttgccaaccgccgtcgctgtgtgggtccccgacttcgcgttggggacttggtgtggttgtcttctcgcttcgttcctatgaaggtctcctctcctaagttcaagcctcggtttatcggtccttataagattctggaagtccttggccctgtgtcattccgtctggacctcccggcatcatttgctattcataatgtgttccatcgctcgttgttgcggaggtatgtggtacctgtggttcctccggttgagcctcctgccccggtgctggttgagggagaattggaatacgtggtgaagatcttggattctctgtttctagacggaggctccagtatttggtcaagtggaagggctatggtcaggaggataattcttgggttgtcgcctctgatgttcatgcggccgatttggtccgtgccttccatgtggctcatcctgatcgccctgggggttttcatgagggttcagtgacccctccttaaggggggggtactgttgtgaactctgttttcgggctccctcttgtggtcactggtggtatggtgtgacttttgctttgggctccccctggtggctttgtttgttatcctgctggtctctggctatcagctggttcgttatcctctgggaggttcctatatagctctgttttgcttcctcttgttgccggctgtcgatgtaatcagtgctactcatattccttctgactaccttgctcccagtccatccaggacaaagctaagttttgtttgctcatttttttgatcagcagtgtttatcatgttttcttgtccagcttgctaaaatgtgatttcctcgcttgctggatgctctagtggacggagtttctccccacacaccattagttggtgcgtgggttcttgtaatctcaggatggatattttgtaagggttttttattgatcgcatagacccctgctctattttctgctttctagtactagtgggcctcttttgctgaatctgatttcatccctgcgtatgtgccttcttcttacttcaccgttaatatttgttgggggcttctatatctttggggattatttctctggaggcaagcgaggtctatctttctctttaggggtagctagttcctcaggctggctcgagacgtctaggaatttcttaggcacgttcaccggctacctctagttgttttggataggttcagatttgcgatcagtccagttaccatctccctagagcttgtccttagtttattcacttgctggtctattcgtgatcctcagccactaaggatcataacagttgggtACAGGTGCGGCTTCTTTTTGGTAGTTCTTTCCCTCTTCTGTtacccgtgtgtgtgtgtgagcatgatCATAACAGCAGGTGAGACACGCGGGAGACAGATGGCAGAGGTACTGGAAATGCAGGTGGAAAGGAGACTGAGAGACTGGACGCTGCCAGCAGCAAGAGAGACGTTTTGGAGACCATAGCCTGGTTGCAGAGATACTGAAGGCAGCAGGCCGACAGAACTTAGGAACACTAAAGTTTTAATACTGACATATAAGTGTGTGTCTTGATGAGCCTTATATATGCTCACATAGGAGCACGCCGGGCCATCTGCAAAGCCCGATGTTGAGCACAACAGTTTAGCGTATTGCGGTGAGGGTAGCAAAACCTGGATATGGGACAGGTGCGTAACACACAGAGAATAACTTCTTTGTGAatcaaatttcccaggaaaatctgtgaacaggcaaatttgaattttgcccGATTCGCTTGTCTATAGGGTACACCCTTGAAAAACTGTCCCCTTTTTCAAGGATGGTATACCTGCTGCACTCTAGGATAACCTGAATTTTCTTGGTGCACTCAATATTTCCTGCTTCCCATAGTAACAGGAAAAAAGCTGAATTATTCCACATTATTTTGCAAATTTTAATTTCTGGCTCAAAATGCTAAAACCTATAGGAAATACTAAAAAGCTCATAGTGCTGTTTTTTTGTGTGGCATTTATCAAAACAGTATGCCTTGGGTATGGCGTTTTACACATAGAATTCCCTATACAacttaaaaaaaatacagaaaagaaGTGTAtgatataaattaaaaaaatgtaattaaaaccataaaaaaaaaaaagcttgaaatTCATGTTTCTTTGTGACCATTGTTTTTTTCTAAGtaatttaaagaggatctgtcaccagatttcacattatataatctgcatacattattaaataaataTCTTGGACCGGATGAGGCAGGTTTATTTACTTTGAaactccatgtcagaatggctgtataatctcaATACACTTGGGAGCTGGCGATGGCTGTTGGTAGTGGTGGGGGTTAAGAGGTGAATAGCATCTGGCTTTGTTATTTTACTTGACGGAAAACATTTGGGGACAACTTTTCTAAAAACGGGAAAACCACTTTTATGCAAGATAGATGATAAGCTGGTCATGGAAAGTATGTAACAGAAAATAAAGACAGTCCAAAATTAAAATCTAGTAGGAAATATGGAATTCTTCTATGTTCCAATTTTGacaacacagatttttttttttaagttctatgCCAAGAAACAAGTGCTGAACGCTCAACATTATTTATTCTAAAAGTACATTTAGTGCACTAATATTAAGAGACCATGTGTTAAAGAGCACATAAAGACCGAACAGTTTCAACAAATACATTTATTAAATCACGTTTTTTTAATCCATATCACATATCAAAGTCGATTTTAAAATTAAATTCAAGTCCTATTTAATGAGGTACAGGTATTAGATGTGCAGTTATTCTGTGATTATAAAATGGAGAAAAGATCTTTTAAAGGTCACacgtcaaccctcctaagccgtctatatgttcATGTAAACTAAAGAAAGATGACTAAAATGACAccgtgatatctgcgatccgatgttttataCCTGAGAAATaaacgtttttcttaatatgtaaatgagctgttaagatctatgggccggacatagatctccccaagaatccgcctccagagattattgtaaatgaaaggcacGTTACTAGTGACATGTACTGGCTTAGCCCCCTATATGACTATACTAGCACTCTggagttttgggggtgacagactttaATTATGTATTGCAGAAATCTCTAAAGATTAACACACACAAATAAGAAGAAAAGTTAATTATTTTCCCTTTTTATATCCCATAGATGTGGTTTACTTGGCCACTTAGTATACACAGCAGGGAATAATGGCCAACCCATAAATGTAGCTACTGATATAGCAAAATCCTGGATtctttaaaacttaacctttactaGGTATAACAGAAATTATGACCAACAAAAAAATGATCATGTGTAGAAACAAAAAGTGCCCTTTAATTAATAAGTAATAAGTCCTATGGGCATTTTCAGACAGGTGTCCCATTTTGTGTGCGGAGAACAGCACTTGAGACATTTTAGGAACCATACACCCCACTGTCCATTGGTTAAAGGGCACTTTTTGTTTCTACACGTGatcctttttttttgtattttgctgtTGGTCGTAATTTTTATTAAACCtagtaaaggttaagttttaaagaATCCATTTTTGCTATATCAGAGGTGGCCATGCGTGAGGATGACACCTCTGCGAGGCCGTACAGTATCAGATTCCCATTCACTGCGTGGAAACAGAACATCTTTTATTTAGTTTTTCACCAGGAAACCAGATCACACTGTCTCATCCGAATAAAGTCAGGGAGCGGGATATCGGGCTACAAATCACCTTCCTTACAGAGGCAAGCATACTCaggtttattttactcatttatacagcgccattaattccacagcgctgattccctatcattatgtctttggaatgtgggaggaaaccggagtaccaggaggaaacccacgcaaacacggggagaacatacaaactccttgcagatgttgtccttggtgggatttgaacccaggactccagggctgcagtgctaaccactgggccactgtactaaccactgagccactgtgctaatcactttttgtattggaggactgaaataaattaactttttgatgatattctaattttgtgagaagcccctgtatatattaGCCCATCCGACCAACATCCCCTGGTGCCGCCGACCTTCTCTTAATAAGAGTGGTTAGTAATGTATGGTATAAAAAAAATCATCTTATACGTCacggtaaacttttttttttttattatctcagTAAGGATCtgatttaatttttaatttttattttttttactagacCTAGGTTACTTGAATTCAAGTTACATTCAAATCGGTGCAGCAGCGTCCTGGACATGCAAATCATAATGAATATGAATAAGACAAGTCTAAAGATCAGAGTCATAATTACATCAATGAATCCTCACCATATGTAAAGAAACGCAATCACACAGTGAACTTTCACCGCAGGGCAGAAATACATGACTTTTACAATGTATGGTGACCTCTGAACACCATTTTCAAGTTCATAGAATCTTGTACAAAAAGATCacgtacattacttatcctgtactgatattgtactgcctgtattatactccagagctgcattcacaattctcttAGTTGTTAAAGCTTGTCCACAGACACAACCCTAACGGATTAGCTGAGCTCCCTAATTGTAAGGGGCACAATTCGTTATTCCTACATTAGATGGCTATACCGTATCTGCTATATGAGCAACACAAGCCAAAATGTAAAACTAATCAGTATATAAATCAATGCGCAAAGTATGCTTAGAGATTTCAGCTCTGCAGCACAACTCAGACTAGAGTAACTAATGCACAGTGTTTATTAAGTTACTCCAACTTTGTCATGCACCCTTTATATGAAAACATAAATCAAGTAGTAGTAGGAGATAATTGGGCAATTTGACAGTTACTGAtattaaaaacacatttttttaaggGAAATCCCAAATGCGTTTTCGGTTCGATTGACCTGGAATGTCCCAATCGTTGGACCTTGTTTTTAGCATCTTCAAAGGGGGTTACTGGTACTTACATATTGACAGCCTGTTCATCATAGGATAACCTCTTATTATTGGATGGGTGGAGGTAACACTATTCACTTCAATCAGGGATGAGCTGCAATACATGAGAACGGCCACTATGAGGTGCTGTTCTGGCTTTGTATAGCTGGCTGCAGAGGGAACTACAAGCAGCAGAATGAAGGGTTGGAAAGTGCCGGACACTCACTTATCAGATTTGAAGACCAatccaaaaaaaaaaaggtcatgaATATTTAAGTCCTGGAAAAGCTCCCGATTTTATCCTGACAAATAATTTACTGgagagtaaaaaaacaaaaaagcaaaacaccAGGTGGAGAGATAACCGTCTGTAGAAACATCAAGTCATATTTTCTCATTAGTAACCTTAGAAAACTCTCCATCTTTTAGCCAAGATATGGTGTAAAAACATTTACGAGCCAGCGTATGAAATAACAATGGTTAAGtcttcttaaagggagtctgtcagcagattGTTGCTAtgtcagcatgatgtaggggctgagaccctgattccaatgacatATCACTTACTCAGCTGTATGTTTCCGTTTCAGTAAAAGTGTTATCAGCAgaaattatcactaaaggactatttttctcatgccatgtagtcctcctgctctatGTAACCACGCCTCCATCagtaattagcagctttctgttaaTGTGCAGTATACACAAAAAACATCagtggtatgggcggggttatacagagctcaatattcagagctctgctagatctgcagcaaagaaaactctgatcctatcacaactgctgcacccagtaaactgacacatgactggaatcaaggtctctgtccctacactgtgctgccctcagattacatagcaaaaaaaaaacaactggtgacagattccctttaagaatgtgTCATACCCAGTGGTGTACCATCCACGGAGACAGGCCATGAATAAGATATGGGGCCTATAAGTTTGGGGATCCCATCTTCTCGCCAGCATTTAAAGACTTCTATGTATGGCAGAAGTCGGGAGAGTTTGTACGGAATGGGCTCACAGGTGCCGGCTATTTTACACATCAGATGCTGATATTGGAGATAACTCTTTAACCCCTTGGATGTCAGGATGAAAAGCGACCATGGCATCTAAATCGTCAGACCCCCATTAAGTTAATGGCAGTAGGGGGTCCATGGAGGCGGGTGACCATTGGCCGAAACCTGAAGCGTAGCGTAATTGGATGCCCGTTCACCACTTGGACAATCCTTATCCGACTGGGTGGTCCTAATCTGATGTGCATGGCCACTTTTTGCCATGATTTGAGGCTATCCCATTGACATCCAGTACCACATTAGGGATATCTTTAAAAACATGCCCCATCGAGGCTAGCTGAGGAACAATCGTGATATCATTTGGCTTGAAAAATCTTTTTGTATCGCATCGAATCTCTAAAGTGCGgaagaaaaaaaacactgaaacagaACCTCAGCGCTAGACCTGAAAACCCAACTATTGTGTAAAGGATCATTAGGAAACACATTTATTGACATTTAGGATAAATAGATCAATAAAAGTATATAAAACACCGCTACGATCTACACGGATCTGTCTTATCTCACGGCAGAAGCTTATCCTTCCAGCAAGCGCTTCAGATGAGACAAGATCTCGGCCCCAGTTGACCAGACGCTAATCGAAGAATCAATGAGCTCTATCTCCTTGGCAATTTTCTTCTGTAACGTGTAGCCCTCCCTAGGCATGGCGATGTCACCCTTCTTCAGGAAGGTTACAGGGCAGAGGTCATTGCTGCCATCCCCGATGTAAACTATTCTCGAGTAGTCCACTCCACTGGACATCTGCTTGGCCACAAACTCTTCCAACACTTTTTTCTTGCACAGGTTCGTCGGGCAGGTTGCACAATGGTGGACGTGGAAATTCTGCACCGTGAGGTTCCCCAAACGGTCGAAGGTTGCGGGGTTCGTGAACACCTGATCAAAAACCTTGTTCACGTCGGCGTGGGTGAGAATCCAATCAATGAAGATCGTATTGGAATCGGAAATGATGATGCAATCAAAACGATCCTTGTTTTGGCCGATGAAGTGA harbors:
- the PHOSPHO2 gene encoding pyridoxal phosphate phosphatase PHOSPHO2 isoform X1, translated to MLFPQLVKNIPNRRRFWTFALIKDGYRMLLTSMRPRTNRTSAARCCKQIVSKGDDHRPAGMKILLVFDFDHTIVNDNSDTWIVQCAPDKKLPRRLQNSYEKGKWTEYMGRIFSYLGEQGIREDDMKRIMIAIPYTPGMTELLHFIGQNKDRFDCIIISDSNTIFIDWILTHADVNKVFDQVFTNPATFDRLGNLTVQNFHVHHCATCPTNLCKKKVLEEFVAKQMSSGVDYSRIVYIGDGSNDLCPVTFLKKGDIAMPREGYTLQKKIAKEIELIDSSISVWSTGAEILSHLKRLLEG
- the PHOSPHO2 gene encoding pyridoxal phosphate phosphatase PHOSPHO2 isoform X2, yielding MKILLVFDFDHTIVNDNSDTWIVQCAPDKKLPRRLQNSYEKGKWTEYMGRIFSYLGEQGIREDDMKRIMIAIPYTPGMTELLHFIGQNKDRFDCIIISDSNTIFIDWILTHADVNKVFDQVFTNPATFDRLGNLTVQNFHVHHCATCPTNLCKKKVLEEFVAKQMSSGVDYSRIVYIGDGSNDLCPVTFLKKGDIAMPREGYTLQKKIAKEIELIDSSISVWSTGAEILSHLKRLLEG